In Nicotiana tabacum cultivar K326 chromosome 2, ASM71507v2, whole genome shotgun sequence, the following proteins share a genomic window:
- the LOC107784756 gene encoding protein ULTRAPETALA 2-like — translation MFSLYKVADMFTEKELENFMGVLKRGSDYVEIECGCTVTKFGDTNGKLRIFPDGRLEIDCQCYSGCPEVKLSPIEFAKHAGRKTAIQNWKSQIWVNNKEGRRENLWKTCLLKYHTDTFRRPLRGQIIHRDEFIRCTNCNKDRRFLLRTKEECRIYHDAVANKDWKCSDMPHKRISCNDAEERESRKACRACPRTAKCNGCVRCVCFGCSMCKFEDCNCRACVDFLKNI, via the exons ATGTTTTCTCTTTATAAGGTTGCAGACATGTTTACAGAAAAAGAGTTAGAAAATTTCATGGGTGTGTTAAAGAGAGGATCGGACTATGTCGAGATCGAATGTGGCTGCACTGTTACCAAATTCGGTGACACAAATGGAAAGCTCAGAATTTTCCCAGACGGGAGGCTTGAAATTGATTGTCAATGCTATAGTGGTTGTCCAGAAG TGAAGTTATCACCGATTGAATTTGCAAAACATGCTGGGAGGAAGACGGCAATTCAGAATTGGAAAAGCCAAATTTGGGTAAATAATAAGGAAGGGCGTAGAGAAAATTTGTGGAAGACATGTTTGTTGAAATATCACACTGATACATTTCGTAGGCCTCTTCGTGGCCAAATCATACATCGTGATGAGTTCATTCGTTGCACTAATTGTAACAAAGATCGTCGCTTTCTTCTACGCACTAAAGAAGAATGCAGGATTTATCATGATGCTGTTGCTAACAAGGATTGGAAATGCTCTGATATGCCTCACAAAAG AATAAGTTGTAATGATGCTGAAGAAAGAGAAAGTAGAAAAGCATGCAGGGCTTGTCCCAGAACTGCTAAGTGCAATGGTTGCGTGAGATGTGTTTGCTTTGGTTGCAGCATGTGCAAATTCGAGGACTGCAATTGCCGTGCATGCGTTGATTTTCTTAAGAACATTTGA
- the LOC107784757 gene encoding lysine-specific histone demethylase 1 homolog 2 gives MENPNSQGSISKRPVRKRVASRNYNENLMDELIEEHLGGSVRKRNRTKKDLEKETETEAMIALSLGFPIDDLLEEERKAGVVIELDGKEQNDYIVVRNHILAKWRENVHIWLSKGKIRETVSAEYEHLVAVAYDFLLHNGYINFGVSPSIVSLIPEEPSEGSVIIVGAGLAGLAAARQLMSFGFKVVILEGRNRPGGRVYTQKMGRKGKFAAVDLGGSVITGIHANPLGVLARQLSIPLHKVRDKCPLYKPDGAPVDAEIDSRIELIFNKLLDKVTELRKIVSGLASDISLGSVLEMLRQLYAVAKTTEERQLLDWHFANLEYANAGCLSKLSAAYWDQDDPYEMGGDHCFLAGGNWGVIRALCKGVPIFYGKTVQTIKYGHEGVEVVSGDQVFQADMVLCTVPLGVLKRRTIRFEPELPEKKLEAIDRLGFGLLNKVAMVFPHVFWGEDLDTFGCLNLYSHRRGEFFLFYSYHTVSGGPVLIALVAGDAAQLFESTEPTTIINRVMSILKGIYEPKGISVPDPIQSICTRWGNDPFSFGSYSHVRVQSSGSDYDVLAENLGGRLFFAGEATIRQHPATMHGAYLSGLREASRISQSMKVRQNNPRKTVPKNVGPGNDVLEELFKRPDLAFGDFLFVFDPLTYDSKSLGLMRVTFANSNDELNAELSCGKEADNMPQHLLNQPLQLYTVVSREQALELQLVKGGNDCKLSYLFKGLGLKLLGANALGILGNSLAANISNSRKGRGRNRSYGAQQNASYTNIQLS, from the exons atggaGAACCCAAATTCACAGGGTTCGATCTCAAAGAGACCTGTCAGAAAGAGGGTAGCGTCAAGGAATTATAATGAGAATTTGATGGATGAGTTGATAGAGGAGCATTTGGGTGGTTCTGTGAGGAAGAGGAATAGAACAAAGAAAGATCTGGAGAAAgaaactgaaacagaggcaatgATTGCTCTTTCTTTGGGCTTCCCCATCGATGACcttcttgaagaagaaagaaaggctGGAGTCGTAATTGAACTGGACGGAAAAGAGCAAAATGATTACATTGTTGTGAGAAACCATATTCTTGCAAAATGGAGGGAGAATGTGCATATTTGGCTGTCCAAAGGAAAGATAAGGGAAACAGTAAGTGCGGAGTATGAGCATTTGGTGGCCGTAGCATATGACTTTCTTTTGCATAACGGGTATATAAATTTTGGGGTTTCACCATCAATTGTATCTCTTATTCCCGAGGAACCTAGTGAAGGGTCTGTAATTATTGTTGGTGCTGGACTTGCCGGTTTAGCTGCAGCAAGGCAACTGATGTCATTTGGATTCAAGGTGGTTATCCTTGAAGGTAGGAACCGACCTGGAGGAAGAGTTTATACTCAGAAAATGGGACGGAAGGGCAAGTTTGCTGCTGTGGATCTTGGTGGCAGTGTCATAACTGGTATCCATGCGAATCCTTTGGGAGTTTTGGCTAGACAACTTTCCATTCCGCTTCACAAAGTTAGAGATAAGTGTCCTTTATACAAGCCTGATGGAGCTCCTGTTGATGCAGAAATTGATTCCAGAATTGAACTCATTTTCAATAAGCTACTAGACAAAGTTACCGAGCTAAGAAAAATAGTAAGTGGATTGGCTAGTGATATCTCGTTGGGCTCCGTTTTGGAGATGCTTAGACAACTATATGCTGTGGCTAAAACTACAGAGGAGAGGCAACTTCTGGATTGGCATTTTGCAAACTTGGAATATGCAAATGCTGGATGCCTCTCGAAACTCTCTGCTGCCTATTGGGATCAGGATGATCCTTATGAAATGGGTGGTGATCATTGTTTTCTTGCCGGTGGAAATTGGGGTGTAATCAGAGCACTGTGTAAAGGAGTACCTATATTTTATGGCAAGACTGTTCAGACAATAAAGTATGGACATGAAGGAGTTGAAGTCGTTTCTGGGGACCAAGTTTTCCAGGCAGACATGGTCCTCTGTACTGTTCCTCTTGGGGTACTCAAAAGAAGAACAATTAGATTTGAACCAGAGTTACCTGAGAAGAAGCTTGAAGCTATTGATAGGCTAGGATTTGGGTTGCTGAATAAGGTTGCCAtggtattccctcatgtttttTGGGGGGAAGACTTGGATACCTTTGGTTGCCTCAACCTCTATAGCCATAGACGAGGAGAGTTCTTCTTATTTTACAGTTACCATACTGTTTCTGGGGGTCCAGTACTTATTGCACTTGTTGCTGGTGATGCTGCTCAACTTTTTGAATCCACAGAGCCGACCACTATAATTAATCGAGTTATGAGCATTCTCAAAG GCATCTATGAGCCAAAAGGCATAAGCGTGCCTGATCCTATACAATCCATATGTACAAGGTGGGGAAATGATCCCTTTTCATTTGGCTCATATTCACATGTTCGTGTTCAGTCTTCTGGCAGTGATTACGACGTACTCGCAGAAAATCTTGGAGGTCGGCTGTTTTTTGCTGGAGAGGCTACGATTCGACAACATCCAGCCACCATGCATGGCGCCTATTTGAGTGGCTTAAGAGAAGCTTCTCGCATTTCCCAGTCCATGAAAGTGAGGCAAAACAATCCAAGGAAAACTGTACCAAAGAATGTCGGACCAGGCAATGATGTACTGGAAGAGTTGTTCAAGAGGCCAGATCTTGCATTTGGGGACTTCTTGTTTGTATTTGATCCCTTGACTTATGATTCTAAATCGTTAGGACTCATGAGAGTTACTTTTGCAAACTCCAACGATGAACTTAATGCAGAATTGTCTTGTGGCAAGGAGGCAGATAATATGCCTCAGCATCTATTAAATCAACCATTGCAGCTTTATACAGTTGTGTCTCGTGAGCAGGCGCTTGAGTTGCAGTTGGTGAAGGGTGGAAATGATTGTAAATTGTCATATTTGTTTAAAGGTCTTGGCTTGAAGTTACTGGGAGCTAATGCATTAGGAATTCTAGGCAACTCTTTAGCTGCTAACATTTCTAATTCTCGAAAAGGCAGAGGCCGGAATCGAAGTTATGGTGCCCAACAGAATGCAAGCTACACTAATATTCAGCTATCTTGA